In Gemmobacter sp., the sequence CGCAGCAGCGCGCCGATGTTGTCGCCGGCCTCGCCGCGGTCCAGCAGCTTGCGGAACATTTCCACGCCGGTGCAGGTCGATTTCGCGGTCGGGCGGATGCCCACGATCTCGACTTCGTCACCGACGTTGATCACGCCACGCTCTACCCGGCCGGTCACCACGGTGCCGCGGCCCGAGATCGAGAACACGTCCTCGATCGGCATCAGGAACGGCTGGTCCACGGCGCGGGCCGGGGTCGGGATGTAGCTGTCGACAGCCGCCATCAGCGCGCGGATCGAATCCTCGCCGATGTCCTTGCGCTCGCCGATCATCGCCTGGTGCGCCGAGCCCTTGATGATCGGAATGTCGTCGCCGGGGTATTCGTAGGACGAGAACAGCTCGCGGATTTCCATTTCCACCAGCTCGATCAGTTCCTCGTCATCCACGAGGTCGACCTTGTTCATGTAGCACACCATGTAGGGGATACCCACCTGGCGGCCCAAGAGGATGTGCTCGCGCGTCTGCGGCATCGGGCCGTCGGACGCCGCGCAGACCAGGATCGCGCCGTCCATCTGGGCGGCACCGGTGATCATGTTCTTCACGTAGTCGGCGTGGCCGGGGCAGTCGACATGCGCGTAGTGGCGGTTCTCGGTCTCGTATTCCACGTGCGCGGTCGAGATCGTGATGCCACGCGCCCGCTCTTCCGGCGCGCCGTCGATCTGGTCATAGGCCCGGAATTCGCCGAAGTATTTCGTGATCGCAGCCGTCAGCGTCGTCTTGCCGTGGTCAACGTGACCAATCGTCCCGATGTTCACGTGCGGCTTGTTACGTTCAAACTTTGCCTTCGCCATGGCGCAGCCATCCCATGCTTGGGGGCCCCCGCAGGGCGCGGTCGGCCCGATTCAACACCGGGCGCGATGTATCGGCTGGCCGGGGAAATTTCAAGCGCCGTCAAGCATCCTCGCGCGCCGGGGCGCCGGGGTGCGGCACCGTCACTTCACCTGGGCGGCCGGGATCTCGACCTTGGGCGCGGCGTTCGGGTCGAAGAACTGCGGGTTCTTCGCCAGCCAGTCCTCGATGGCCAGGGCCGCGTTGAACGACAGGTTCGCCATCTGCTCTTCGGCGGTCTTGGTCAGGCCGCTGCCCACCACCGAATCCCCCGACAGGGTTTCGAACACGGTCAGCTGTTGGGGCT encodes:
- the tuf gene encoding elongation factor Tu; translated protein: MAKAKFERNKPHVNIGTIGHVDHGKTTLTAAITKYFGEFRAYDQIDGAPEERARGITISTAHVEYETENRHYAHVDCPGHADYVKNMITGAAQMDGAILVCAASDGPMPQTREHILLGRQVGIPYMVCYMNKVDLVDDEELIELVEMEIRELFSSYEYPGDDIPIIKGSAHQAMIGERKDIGEDSIRALMAAVDSYIPTPARAVDQPFLMPIEDVFSISGRGTVVTGRVERGVINVGDEVEIVGIRPTAKSTCTGVEMFRKLLDRGEAGDNIGALLRGVDRDGVERGQVLCKPKSVTPHTKFEAEAYILTKEEGGRHTPFFANYRPQFYFRTTDVTGMVKLPEGTEMVMPGDNLKFEVELIAPIAMEEKLRFAIREGGRTVGAGVVAKIIK